In Acidicapsa ligni, a single window of DNA contains:
- a CDS encoding NAD-dependent epimerase/dehydratase family protein, which produces MKTDNSGLTERAFVLVTGAHGFLGRHVARLLSRQGETVLGLGHGDWSREEWESWGLSGWRRADVTRQTLEEYQETPSTIIHCAGGGSVSFSIEQPLADFERTVETTAHVLEYVRTAAPSCRVVYVSSASVYGNVDQFPIREDCHAAPISQYGVHKLMAEQLVASYARQFGTFAAVVRLFSVYGCGLRKQLLWDACRKFAANDTTFMGTGAEVRDWLHVEDAAELLLLAAQYASQDCPIVNGGSGEGVAVREILNHLGSKLNSSNPTPTFTGQWRQGDPSRYIAHIERAKSWGWSPKRHWEEGVDEYAAWWTKNSQ; this is translated from the coding sequence TTGAAGACCGATAACTCAGGTTTGACTGAACGGGCATTTGTGCTTGTAACCGGGGCGCACGGATTTCTGGGACGCCATGTAGCTCGCTTGCTTTCTCGGCAGGGCGAGACCGTTCTTGGGCTGGGGCATGGTGACTGGTCTCGGGAGGAGTGGGAATCCTGGGGTCTGAGTGGATGGCGGCGGGCTGATGTAACGCGGCAGACACTTGAGGAATACCAAGAAACTCCATCGACAATCATCCATTGTGCCGGTGGTGGATCCGTCTCTTTTTCCATTGAACAGCCTCTTGCGGATTTTGAGCGTACGGTAGAAACGACGGCTCATGTGCTTGAATATGTGCGCACTGCCGCACCGTCCTGCCGCGTGGTGTACGTCTCCAGCGCGAGCGTATACGGCAATGTCGATCAATTCCCGATCCGTGAAGACTGCCATGCTGCACCGATTTCGCAGTATGGGGTGCACAAGCTGATGGCGGAGCAACTGGTGGCCTCTTATGCTCGCCAGTTTGGAACTTTTGCTGCCGTCGTACGGCTTTTCTCCGTATACGGATGCGGTCTGAGGAAGCAGCTATTGTGGGATGCCTGCCGCAAATTTGCGGCGAATGACACTACTTTTATGGGCACAGGAGCCGAGGTTCGGGACTGGCTTCATGTAGAAGATGCGGCCGAGCTTTTACTTCTGGCGGCTCAGTACGCTTCGCAGGACTGCCCGATTGTGAATGGCGGGAGTGGTGAGGGAGTTGCGGTGCGGGAAATCCTTAATCACCTGGGAAGCAAACTCAATTCGAGCAATCCCACGCCCACTTTCACCGGTCAATGGAGACAGGGAGATCCAAGCCGCTACATCGCTCATATCGAACGGGCGAAGAGTTGGGGTTGGAGTCCAAAGCGCCACTGGGAAGAAGGCGTGGACGAATATGCTGCATGGTGGACGAAGAATTCACAGTGA
- a CDS encoding acyltransferase, which produces MRDWYHGKKDWKTVILKPVRICDKSWIGLNAIVLKGVEIGEGAVVAAGSVVTKNVPSWTVVAGNPAKVIREIPVEDR; this is translated from the coding sequence GTGAGGGACTGGTATCATGGAAAGAAGGACTGGAAGACTGTCATTCTAAAGCCAGTACGAATCTGCGATAAGTCCTGGATTGGGCTGAATGCAATCGTACTGAAGGGCGTTGAAATCGGCGAAGGAGCTGTGGTAGCGGCAGGCTCTGTAGTTACAAAGAATGTTCCGTCATGGACAGTTGTTGCAGGCAATCCGGCGAAAGTGATTCGAGAGATTCCCGTTGAAGACCGATAA
- a CDS encoding GDP-L-fucose synthase family protein — protein sequence MNIMNSSRLTGSKVYVAGHRGLAGSAIMRRLGKETCADIVTRTHEELDLTDQGAVNRFFSEERPEYVFLAAAKVGGIMANNTRPAEFIHDNLAIQNNVIGAAHGFGVKRLLFLGSSCIYPRDCPQPIREEYMLTGPLESTNRPYAVAKIAGIETCWAFNRQYGTEYVGAMPTNLYGPNDSYDLTNSHVLPALLRKMHEAKESGASEVQVWGTGLVRREFLYSDDMADACIHLMNLPDEVYSSIVRSETRAPLLNIGCGEDLTVRELAELIREVVGFKGRLAFDTSKPDGTPRKLLDVSRMKELGWQATVPLREGIAAVYSSQRGLGIRD from the coding sequence ATGAATATCATGAATAGTTCCCGTCTTACAGGCTCCAAGGTATATGTTGCAGGGCATAGAGGCCTCGCTGGTTCCGCCATTATGAGGCGACTTGGCAAGGAAACCTGTGCCGATATCGTGACGCGGACTCATGAGGAGTTGGACCTGACAGATCAGGGAGCAGTCAATCGCTTCTTTTCTGAAGAGCGCCCGGAATATGTTTTTCTTGCTGCGGCGAAAGTTGGCGGGATTATGGCCAACAATACGCGCCCTGCGGAATTCATTCACGACAACCTGGCCATCCAGAACAACGTTATAGGAGCGGCTCACGGGTTTGGAGTGAAGCGGCTTCTGTTTCTTGGCTCAAGTTGCATCTATCCGCGCGATTGCCCTCAGCCAATTCGCGAAGAATATATGCTTACGGGGCCATTGGAATCCACGAATCGGCCATACGCAGTCGCCAAAATTGCGGGCATCGAAACGTGCTGGGCATTTAATCGTCAATATGGGACGGAATACGTTGGGGCCATGCCGACCAATCTTTACGGCCCGAACGACAGCTATGATCTGACCAATTCGCATGTGCTGCCGGCACTGTTGCGGAAGATGCATGAGGCGAAGGAGTCAGGAGCCTCAGAGGTGCAGGTTTGGGGCACGGGCCTGGTACGACGAGAGTTTTTGTACTCGGACGATATGGCGGATGCGTGCATCCATCTCATGAATTTACCGGATGAAGTTTACAGCTCGATTGTGCGTTCTGAAACAAGGGCTCCCCTGCTTAACATTGGCTGCGGTGAGGATTTGACGGTACGGGAACTTGCTGAACTCATCCGGGAAGTGGTTGGTTTTAAGGGGCGGTTAGCGTTTGACACCTCCAAGCCGGATGGAACGCCACGGAAGCTGCTGGATGTGTCCCGGATGAAGGAGCTTGGCTGGCAGGCTACTGTTCCTTTACGGGAGGGGATTGCCGCGGTTTATTCGAGTCAGAGGGGTTTGGGAATCCGCGATTGA
- the gmd gene encoding GDP-mannose 4,6-dehydratase, with protein sequence MAKIALITGITGQDGAYLAELLLRKGYEVHGIKRRSSLFNTDRVDHLYQDPHLGKRNFVLHYGDLSDSCSLLHIMQKVQADEIYNLGAQSHVAVSFEQPEYTANVDGLGALRILEAIRILGSEKKTRFYQASTSELYGLVQQVPQTEKTPFYPRSPYAVAKLYAYWITVNYREAYGMYACNGILFNHESPLRGETFVTRKITRGLARIKLGLQDKLYLGNLDSLRDWGHARDYVEMQWRMLQQDKPEDFVIATGIQHSVRDFVTRAAEVLDIRLTWQGHGVDEKAVDQTGAVVAMVDPRYFRPSEVETLLGDPSYAHEKLGWKPTVSFENLVKEMVEADLVSAKRDQLVKKHGYDAYEYHE encoded by the coding sequence GTGGCAAAGATTGCGTTAATTACCGGTATAACTGGGCAGGACGGAGCCTATCTCGCTGAGCTACTTCTCCGCAAAGGCTATGAGGTTCACGGCATCAAGCGCCGTAGCTCTCTGTTCAATACAGATCGCGTAGATCATCTTTACCAGGATCCGCATCTGGGTAAGAGAAACTTCGTCCTTCATTACGGGGACTTATCCGACTCATGCAGCCTTCTTCACATTATGCAGAAGGTGCAGGCGGATGAAATATACAACCTGGGCGCGCAGAGCCACGTTGCAGTTTCGTTTGAACAGCCGGAGTATACGGCAAATGTGGATGGCCTGGGGGCACTGAGAATCCTGGAAGCCATCCGGATACTGGGAAGCGAAAAGAAGACGAGGTTCTATCAGGCTTCGACCTCGGAGCTGTACGGCCTGGTGCAACAGGTTCCGCAGACTGAGAAGACTCCGTTTTACCCTAGATCGCCCTATGCGGTAGCAAAACTCTACGCATACTGGATCACCGTGAACTATCGCGAGGCGTATGGCATGTATGCCTGCAACGGCATTCTCTTTAATCACGAGTCGCCATTGCGTGGGGAAACGTTTGTGACCCGGAAGATTACCCGAGGACTGGCACGGATCAAGCTGGGACTGCAGGACAAGCTCTATCTTGGCAACCTGGACTCACTGAGGGACTGGGGTCATGCGCGAGACTATGTGGAAATGCAGTGGCGCATGCTGCAGCAGGATAAGCCTGAGGATTTTGTAATTGCAACGGGGATTCAGCATAGTGTGCGAGATTTTGTTACGCGCGCGGCTGAAGTGCTCGATATCCGGCTGACCTGGCAGGGGCACGGCGTTGACGAAAAAGCTGTAGACCAGACGGGCGCAGTCGTCGCGATGGTGGACCCGAGATACTTTCGCCCATCCGAGGTTGAGACTCTGCTGGGTGATCCGAGTTATGCACATGAGAAGCTCGGATGGAAGCCTACGGTGAGCTTTGAGAACCTGGTGAAAGAGATGGTTGAGGCCGATCTGGTATCGGCCAAAAGAGATCAACTGGTCAAAAAGCATGGATACGATGCTTATGAATATCATGAATAG
- a CDS encoding GumC family protein: protein MSMNSAAVNDQTQQKASADVPSEDIHLLSFVIILSRRRKFILWFTAGMAALAVGVVLLLPNKYTAITSLLPPSQSSSVSSALMGQLAGSGALASMAGSSLGLKSPGDLYVSLLRSRTVEDSMVKRFGLISKYHVKKMSQARDAFESHTKVVLGTKDGLINISVTDLDAEQASELANGYVDEYRKLSANLAITEASQRRVFFQQQLQDAKQNLVTAEDAMKSMEQTTGILQIDSQARALVESAANLRAQVVAKEVQIQAMRSYATENNASIVLYEQQLAALKSQLAKLAGGDQDSGADVMVPRGKMAGAGMEYVRKLRDVKYYETIFELISKQLEMAKLDEAREGSMVQVVDVAVPPDTKSSPKRAIIVIAVVFIAFVTACLWSIFAERFRLEKDSSNDREYVDALRATFR from the coding sequence ATGAGCATGAATTCGGCAGCGGTAAACGATCAGACCCAGCAGAAAGCGTCCGCGGACGTGCCATCGGAAGACATACATCTGCTGTCGTTTGTAATTATTCTGTCGAGGCGGAGGAAGTTTATCCTCTGGTTTACCGCTGGGATGGCGGCTCTCGCCGTGGGCGTGGTGCTTTTGCTTCCGAATAAATACACGGCGATTACGAGCCTGTTACCCCCGAGCCAGAGCTCTTCGGTGAGTTCAGCGTTGATGGGCCAACTTGCAGGCTCGGGAGCGCTCGCTTCGATGGCGGGTTCAAGCCTGGGACTCAAGAGCCCCGGGGATTTGTATGTTTCCCTGCTCCGCAGCCGGACGGTCGAGGATTCGATGGTCAAACGGTTTGGGCTGATCTCCAAGTATCACGTAAAGAAAATGTCCCAGGCTCGGGATGCCTTTGAATCGCACACCAAGGTCGTGCTTGGTACAAAAGACGGGCTAATCAACATCAGCGTGACCGATCTTGACGCCGAGCAGGCATCTGAGCTGGCCAATGGCTATGTCGATGAGTATCGGAAGCTTTCCGCTAACCTTGCGATTACTGAGGCTTCGCAACGTCGCGTTTTTTTCCAGCAGCAGTTACAGGACGCGAAGCAAAATCTGGTTACGGCTGAAGACGCGATGAAGAGCATGGAACAGACCACGGGCATTCTGCAAATCGATAGCCAGGCCCGAGCCCTGGTTGAGTCTGCAGCCAACCTGCGCGCGCAGGTAGTGGCGAAAGAGGTTCAGATCCAGGCGATGCGCTCTTACGCGACAGAGAACAATGCATCCATTGTTCTATATGAGCAGCAATTGGCTGCGCTCAAGAGTCAGTTGGCCAAGCTGGCTGGTGGGGATCAGGACTCCGGGGCGGATGTGATGGTTCCCAGGGGGAAAATGGCTGGCGCGGGCATGGAATATGTTCGCAAACTCCGGGATGTGAAGTATTACGAGACTATCTTTGAACTTATCTCGAAGCAGCTTGAAATGGCTAAATTGGATGAGGCCCGCGAGGGATCCATGGTGCAGGTGGTCGATGTGGCTGTTCCCCCCGACACCAAGTCATCGCCGAAGCGTGCCATTATTGTCATCGCGGTCGTATTCATTGCCTTTGTCACGGCCTGCCTGTGGAGTATCTTTGCTGAACGCTTTCGTCTTGAGAAGGATTCCTCAAACGACCGCGAATATGTCGATGCATTGCGTGCTACTTTTCGATAA
- a CDS encoding precorrin-2 dehydrogenase/sirohydrochlorin ferrochelatase family protein, producing the protein MEMLPIFLKLQGRPCLVVGAGTIAAPKIASLLRAGGAVTVVAPEAKPDLAIQAQAGSFLWHQRDFNESDLHGVFLVIAATDQQHVNHRVALAAQAAGILCNSVDDPPDCDFFYPSVVRRGDLQIAISTAGKSPALAQRLRQEIDSLLPEDTGQWLDQLGKTRARMLAAFPLSSGRTEALHLLARRETCAPSDCPVQQTLDRLLDTKEK; encoded by the coding sequence ATGGAAATGCTTCCGATCTTCCTTAAACTCCAGGGCCGTCCATGCCTCGTCGTAGGCGCGGGAACCATTGCTGCGCCCAAGATTGCCAGTCTCCTCCGAGCAGGAGGAGCCGTTACAGTCGTCGCCCCCGAAGCCAAGCCCGATCTCGCAATCCAGGCCCAGGCAGGCTCATTCCTCTGGCATCAACGCGACTTCAATGAATCGGATCTGCACGGCGTCTTTCTGGTAATCGCAGCGACCGATCAGCAGCATGTGAACCATCGCGTAGCCCTTGCCGCGCAGGCTGCCGGAATCCTTTGTAACTCCGTGGACGATCCTCCCGATTGTGATTTCTTCTATCCCTCCGTAGTGCGACGCGGCGATCTGCAGATAGCTATCTCCACCGCTGGAAAAAGCCCAGCCCTCGCGCAGCGCCTGCGTCAGGAGATAGATTCGCTTCTGCCCGAAGATACCGGCCAATGGCTTGACCAGTTAGGCAAAACCCGCGCACGTATGCTGGCCGCGTTTCCCCTCAGCAGCGGACGTACCGAAGCGTTGCATCTGCTCGCTCGTCGCGAAACCTGCGCCCCGTCCGACTGCCCCGTGCAGCAGACGCTCGACCGTCTGTTAGATACAAAAGAGAAGTGA
- the cobA gene encoding uroporphyrinogen-III C-methyltransferase, with protein sequence MKIASPGMVYLVGAGPGSLDMLTLRAHALISSASCLLHDDLVSAEILSLAPPQALVRNVGKRCGQKAITQQDINLWMVDYAHSGHSVVRLKSGDPLLFGRAAEELATLAEAKIPFEIVPGVSAGFAAAALVGQPLTGRITSSRVLFATRHLATGQTNGLAGITPETSLVLYMPGKDYAAIQAELISNGWTPGTQCTIVSSIGTPAQQLESCPLSELHTAKPLASPTIMLFFAKGNEGLFAGAQLE encoded by the coding sequence GTGAAAATCGCGAGTCCAGGCATGGTTTATCTTGTAGGCGCAGGGCCCGGTTCGCTGGATATGTTGACCCTGCGTGCGCACGCACTCATCTCATCGGCCTCCTGCCTGCTACATGACGATCTAGTCTCCGCGGAGATCCTATCCCTCGCCCCTCCCCAGGCGCTCGTCCGCAACGTAGGCAAACGCTGTGGTCAGAAGGCCATCACCCAGCAGGACATCAATCTCTGGATGGTCGATTACGCTCACTCCGGTCACAGCGTCGTGCGTTTAAAGAGCGGCGACCCTCTACTCTTCGGCCGCGCAGCCGAAGAATTGGCTACGCTCGCCGAGGCGAAAATTCCATTCGAGATAGTCCCCGGAGTATCGGCCGGTTTCGCTGCTGCCGCGCTGGTAGGCCAGCCACTTACCGGGCGAATCACCAGCTCGCGTGTCCTGTTCGCAACGCGGCACCTGGCCACCGGTCAGACCAATGGCCTTGCGGGAATAACTCCAGAAACCAGCCTTGTTTTATACATGCCCGGCAAAGACTATGCAGCCATCCAGGCAGAACTGATCTCCAACGGATGGACCCCAGGGACACAATGCACAATCGTCTCTTCCATCGGCACTCCAGCGCAGCAACTGGAGTCGTGCCCATTAAGCGAACTGCATACCGCGAAACCACTCGCATCCCCAACCATCATGCTCTTTTTCGCAAAAGGTAACGAGGGTCTGTTCGCAGGCGCGCAACTGGAGTAG
- a CDS encoding UBP-type zinc finger domain-containing protein, which produces MKPSSKGCEDCLKTGDSWVHLRMCLECGHVGCCDSSKNRHARAHFTATNHPIIQSAERGDKWRWCYIDDTYID; this is translated from the coding sequence GTGAAGCCTTCTTCCAAGGGCTGCGAAGACTGCCTCAAGACCGGCGATAGCTGGGTCCATCTGCGAATGTGCCTCGAATGCGGCCATGTAGGCTGTTGCGATTCATCCAAAAATCGCCATGCACGCGCACACTTCACTGCAACCAATCATCCGATCATTCAATCCGCCGAGCGTGGCGACAAATGGCGTTGGTGTTACATCGACGATACTTATATCGATTAA
- a CDS encoding Ig-like domain-containing protein, whose product MHVKFGRLLLSASAAACMALIAPALSAQSLPAQNSIQLFGPIDVRFSASTTGTGSSAVNFNSTTLNLNCAASPITAILSSTPDSTGNVLVDNNINLTVTRGATSTGPTNLCKGGVNNSPDGPFQNCFTLGYENAASAQNLNGEDPDNFVSAWGVAPIDISGSLASGPVQVKIDLQDEGFYLASSTLYLNTNCTQGGVTGPAVISGNPIPQTDPTPEQLSQGFPFNPLTNQQVELEYDLTLAQAAGTLTIADQTIPSVADMPLDPALYQSTLTPQTSFATSTCLIHSGELLPSGQAGCKLFTLTCTVGTGSTATGAQCPVSSLPNEVFRDNFDGPSFILPDISTPNGPTFHEGIGFLMATEGWTGGPCSFDPAANLQDLPCPQNLLSSFTGPGEYTGTGRTTHPNSTFIVIAQIPEDLTTVAVAGQQPGGWINKSIATVTLSSQPPNLAGTNLTGAANFVASPIQSITYGISTAKNVPVPGDPITSDTVLSNNIPCPTLANPGSPATEFAPSPQTLSSLADGTYLLHYYAQDCAGTLELKFTQGGGGSWFTSYYTFPINIDTVAPVVASGPTLSPAPSSQGAYLQGQVVTASYRCTDSLSGVIHCGTQTYPPGTTPNTGTITTTVDTSSTGTKSFTVQAIDAARNTSSSTVTYQVVSPYDGQIHLSLGKSTVTYPGGTTLTIAITPTIAPSSNVSAKKQTSRHSHAPSGTLTILDGTKLLQTLRLAGDKATAHLDKLAAGSHSISAVYSGDTSTPGGTSAPVTLTVLPAPVSLDVKCSNPSLAYGQDYTCIVGALTPNGLVQGYITYSYDNAAPVKVPTFLGLALFSLHKPSIGSHTVVVSYPAQGSYLTAPPRTEKFTVTTAPGNRH is encoded by the coding sequence ATGCACGTCAAGTTCGGCCGTTTATTACTCAGTGCGAGCGCTGCAGCCTGTATGGCTTTGATTGCTCCTGCTCTGTCTGCCCAGAGCCTGCCCGCTCAGAACTCGATCCAACTCTTCGGGCCCATCGATGTGCGCTTTTCCGCTTCAACAACAGGCACCGGGAGTAGTGCGGTGAACTTCAACAGCACAACGCTCAATCTCAATTGTGCCGCCAGCCCAATTACGGCAATACTTTCCTCCACGCCCGACAGCACTGGAAATGTGCTGGTAGATAACAACATCAATCTCACCGTAACCAGGGGCGCAACCAGCACCGGTCCGACCAACCTATGCAAAGGCGGCGTGAATAACTCCCCCGACGGGCCATTCCAAAACTGCTTCACCCTCGGCTATGAGAATGCGGCAAGCGCGCAAAACCTCAACGGCGAGGATCCCGATAACTTCGTCTCCGCGTGGGGAGTCGCTCCCATCGATATCAGCGGCAGCCTCGCGAGCGGCCCGGTCCAGGTAAAGATAGATCTTCAGGATGAAGGCTTCTATCTCGCCAGCTCAACTTTATATCTCAACACCAACTGCACCCAGGGCGGAGTTACCGGCCCCGCCGTTATCTCCGGCAACCCGATTCCTCAAACCGATCCAACACCAGAGCAGTTATCGCAGGGATTCCCATTCAACCCCCTCACCAACCAGCAGGTTGAGTTGGAGTACGACCTCACCCTGGCCCAGGCCGCTGGCACACTCACCATCGCCGATCAGACAATTCCGTCAGTCGCAGACATGCCCCTGGATCCCGCCCTCTATCAATCGACACTGACACCGCAAACGTCCTTCGCGACATCCACCTGCCTCATCCACTCCGGCGAACTGTTGCCCAGCGGACAAGCAGGCTGCAAGCTCTTCACACTCACATGCACAGTAGGAACCGGTTCCACCGCAACCGGCGCTCAATGCCCGGTTTCATCTCTGCCCAACGAAGTCTTCCGGGACAATTTCGATGGCCCATCGTTCATTCTTCCCGACATCTCAACACCGAATGGGCCAACATTCCATGAAGGCATTGGATTTCTAATGGCTACCGAAGGCTGGACCGGTGGTCCCTGCAGCTTCGATCCCGCAGCAAATTTGCAGGACTTGCCATGCCCGCAAAATCTCCTCAGCAGCTTTACCGGCCCCGGCGAATACACCGGCACCGGCCGCACCACGCACCCTAACTCCACCTTCATCGTCATCGCGCAGATTCCAGAAGACCTGACCACCGTAGCCGTTGCAGGCCAACAGCCAGGCGGGTGGATCAACAAATCGATAGCGACAGTCACTCTATCCAGTCAGCCGCCCAATCTGGCAGGCACCAATCTCACCGGAGCCGCGAACTTCGTCGCCTCTCCAATTCAAAGCATTACGTACGGAATCTCAACAGCCAAAAATGTGCCTGTACCCGGCGATCCAATCACCAGCGATACCGTCTTATCAAACAACATCCCCTGCCCGACGCTCGCGAATCCAGGCAGCCCTGCGACAGAGTTTGCCCCGTCTCCACAGACTCTCTCCAGCCTCGCCGATGGCACGTATCTACTGCATTACTACGCGCAGGATTGCGCCGGAACCCTGGAGTTGAAATTCACCCAGGGAGGTGGAGGAAGCTGGTTCACCAGTTACTACACTTTCCCCATCAACATAGATACCGTAGCTCCCGTCGTAGCTTCTGGCCCAACACTGTCGCCCGCGCCATCGTCGCAAGGAGCCTATCTACAAGGCCAGGTAGTAACCGCAAGTTATCGCTGCACCGATTCGCTCTCCGGAGTTATCCATTGCGGCACCCAGACTTACCCGCCGGGTACCACGCCTAACACCGGCACGATAACTACCACGGTAGATACCTCGTCCACCGGAACAAAGTCCTTCACCGTGCAAGCGATAGACGCCGCTAGAAATACATCCTCATCCACCGTGACCTATCAGGTTGTCTCTCCGTATGATGGCCAGATACATCTCTCACTCGGCAAATCCACGGTCACCTATCCCGGCGGCACAACGCTCACCATTGCAATTACTCCAACAATCGCTCCGTCGTCTAATGTCTCAGCCAAAAAGCAAACATCCCGCCACTCGCACGCTCCATCTGGAACCCTAACTATCCTCGACGGAACCAAGCTGCTCCAGACCCTGCGCCTGGCTGGCGACAAGGCCACTGCCCATCTGGATAAGCTCGCAGCGGGTTCGCACAGCATCAGCGCCGTCTACTCCGGAGACACATCCACGCCCGGCGGCACTTCCGCTCCCGTAACGTTGACCGTCCTTCCCGCTCCCGTATCTCTGGACGTAAAGTGCTCGAATCCCTCGCTGGCCTACGGGCAGGACTACACCTGCATCGTCGGCGCTCTCACGCCCAACGGTCTCGTTCAGGGATACATCACTTACAGCTATGACAACGCCGCGCCCGTAAAAGTGCCGACGTTCTTAGGACTGGCCTTGTTCTCACTGCACAAGCCATCAATCGGATCGCACACCGTAGTTGTGAGTTATCCCGCGCAAGGTAGTTACTTAACTGCACCACCGCGCACAGAAAAATTCACTGTAACTACCGCGCCAGGAAATAGGCATTGA